A segment of the Armatimonadota bacterium genome:
CATCCAGGCCTCTTGCCGCTGGCGTGGGAGATCGCCGGCCTGGCCCTGCTGGCGGTGCTGTTTGTGGTCCTGGCGCTGCGCATGCTGCGTCTCATGGAGCGGCTGGCCCGCCAGGAGGGCCGGCTGAGCTTCCGCTGGTGAGACGGTGCTGACCCGGGCCCTGCGCACGGCCCGCGTGGGGTTCTGGCTGGGCTGGCAGGTCCAGTCCAACTGGACCGACCCGTTCTTGTTCTTCGTTTACTCCATCGCCCGCCCCCTGGGTGGGGTGCTGATCCTCGTCTTCATGTTCTTTGTGGTGGCGGGGGGCCGGCGAGGGCCGATGCTGGACTTCTTCGTGGTCGGGGCGGCCCTCTGGCCGGTGGTGGTCTGGGCCATGCAGGGGCTGGCCTGGGGGCTGCTGGAGGACCGCGAGCACTTCAAGACCATCGCCTACATCTACACGGCGCCGGTGCCCTTCTGGGCCTACCTGGTGGGCCGCGGGTTGGCCTCGGCAGTGGTGGCACTGCCGGCCACCGTGATCACGCTGACAGCAGGGATCACGGTCCTGCAGGTTCCCCTGGTCCTCTCGCTCGACCGTCTGCCCGCACTGGCGGCAGTCTTCCTCGTAGGTGTCGCCGGCCTGGTGGCCGTGGGCATGACCGTGGTGGGGGCGCTCTTCCTCATCTCGGGAGAAGCCTGGCGGCTTCCCGACGCCGTGGGGCAGGGACTGTATCTGCTCTGCGGCGCGGTTTTTCCCCTGACGGTGCTGCCGGCCTGGCTGCAGCCGCTCACCCGCCTCTTCCCTGTGACCTACTGGCTGGAGGCGATGCGGCGGAATCTGCTTCCGCAGGACGCAGTTCGCTCCCTCCCCGGGATGGGCGGCCCGGCTGTGCTGGGTGCGCTGCTGCTGGCGACGGGCCTGTGGATCCTGCTCGCCGGACTGGCGTACGTCGGCGGCCTGGCTCGGGCACGGCAGAAGGGCATCCTGGACGCCTCCACCGGTTACTGAAGATCGCTGGCGGCGACCTCATCGGAGCCGGTGGGGCCAGAGGCCGGCGCTGCGGCGTGCTGAACCCGGCCGGGGGGCCAGCGCCGCTCCAGCAGCTCGAAGGTGCAGGCGTATTCGTTCTCGGAGTCCTGGGGGTGTTGCCCCAGGGGTATGGTCCGCCACTCTTCCGGATTCAGCGGGGGAAAGAACGAGTCTCCCTCCACGGCGGCGTGGACCCGTGTCAGGTAGATCCGGTCGGCGTGGGGCAGCGCCTCCCGGTAGATTTCCGCCCCGCCGATGACGTAGACCTCTTCCTCTGCCCGGGCCATCTGCAGCGCACCTTCCAGCGTCGGAGCGATCTCACATCCCGGCAGCCGGTAGCCGGCCTGCCGGCTAAGGACGATGGTGCGCCGTCCGGGGAGGGGCCCGCCCAGGCGGCGCATGATTGACTCCTGGGTCCTGCGGCCGACGATCACCACGTGTCCCGCGGTGAGGCGGCGGAAGCGGCGCAGGTCCTCGCGCAGGCGCCAGGGGAGGTCGCCGGCCCGGCCGATGACCCCGTTCTCGGCGACAGCCACGACAAGCGCGACCCTCACAGCGGCGTGGGAATCCTCAGGCGCGGCAGGCGCGGGTGGTAGTCCGCCACCGAGAAGTGGTGGGGGCGGAAGGCGAACAGGCTGGTCACGGACCGGTCGAAGGTCACGGTGGGGAAGCGCTGCGGCTCCGTGGCCAGCATCCGCTCCACATAGGGGAACTGATTGTGGTAGATGTGCACGTCGTCGAGGTAGTAGACGAGTTCTTTCGGCCGGTAGCCCGTCACGTGGGCGAGCATCAGGGTGAGGGCGGCATAGTGGACGAGGTTGAACGCCAGCCCCACGGGGGCATCGGCGCTGCGCTGGCGGTGGCTGATGGTGAGCTCCCCCGCTCCATTGATGTGCACGTGGAACCAGCCATGGCAGGGGGGAACGGCAGCCCGCCGGTCCGGCCGGAGCAGGTACTGCGGGATCCAGGGGGTGACCTCGTGGTAGCGCAGGTGCGGGTGGGCCCTGATCTGGGCCAGCAGGGCGCTGATCTGGTCGAAAGGGCCCTCAGCGGTGGGGAAGCGGCGGAAGGCAGCGCCGTATGAGGCCGGCCCCAGGTCTCCCGGGGGCAGGCCGGTGTGCGCCGCGTTGGCCTCGCTCACCCACTGGATCCACCAGTGGCAGCCGAAGGCCTCCAGCTCGGCTTGCGTCTGGGCCCCGTTGAGGAAGGCGCAGATCTCTCCCAGCGCCTGGTAGAATGGCGACGGCCTGCCGCCCTGAGGGGCGGGGGTGGCCAGGTCCCGTTCGGTAATCAGGGGGAACCCGTTGGCCAGGGGGAAGCGCATGAGGTGGCCGACCACCCGGCGTGCTGGCACTTCGTGGGCGGTAGGGACGTCTTCTCCCTCCTCCAGGATGCGGCGCAACAGTTCCCGGTACTGGAGATCCGGACTCCTCTGGTCGAAGGGGAGGTAGACCGGCGGCTCCTCCCCGGTCAGGGAAGATGCCACCATGGCAGCGGGGCTTTCGCGGCCGGCGGACGGTTGCAGGCGAGGACCGCTCATCTCCGCGAACTCCTTAGGTGCATCCAGCTTGGATGCGTCCGGCCGCAGGCGCAGCCCAGACGACCCATCAGGTGCAAGATGACCTCAGGGAGAGGGTCGGGGATAGAGCGGGGTCGGATGCGGTGTGGTCAGGACGGTCAAAAGGGTGGCGAAATGGACAGGTCTAGGCGTCGACCCCCCCTGAGATCAAGAGGTATTTCCACATGTGGTGGCAGATTCCTCCTGCCTGCCCTACATCTTGTGGAAACTTTCTCTTTAGGCAGGGCGAGGACCTGCATCCGGGGTGAGTCAGAAGGTGGTCTTTTCCTTCCGACAGGGCAGGAGGTAGCATAAAAGGGTCGCAACATGGCTTCACCTCTCATCGAAGAGCTCAAGAAGCGGCTGGCCTCCCTGCCTCCGGCCCCGGCGGCGGCAGAGAACCTGCGGCGGGCCGCTGTGCTCGTGCCCCTGTTCGAATCGGGAGGTGAGGTGCACCTGTTGCTCACCCGGCGCAGCCAGGCGGTGGAGCACCACAAGGGGCAGATCGCCTTTCCCGGCGGCGCCGCCGACGGTGACGAGAACCTCCGCCAGACCGCGCTGCGGGAGACCTTCGAGGAGGTTGGGCTACCTCCGGAGCGCGTGGAGATCCTGGGGCGCCTTCCGGATGTGGAGGTCGTGGCCTCGGGATTCCGGGTGAGTCCCTTTGTCGGCGTGATCCCCCATCCCTACCCCCTGCGCCCCAGCAGCGAGGAGATCGAAGAGATCGTCTCCGCCCCCCTGGCCGTCTTCCGCCGGCCGGCGAACCTGCGGGTCGAGCGGCGAGACCGGGGCGGGCGGCGGTATGAGATTCTGCACTACACTTACCGGGGACACGACATCTGGGGCGCCACGGCCCGGATCATCAGGCACCTGGTCGACCTGCTGGAGGGGGCGTAGGCGGACCTTCCCGCAGCCGCGGGAGGGGCGGTGCTAGAATAGGCCCAAGCGGAGACGTGTTGGGGTACGGGCAAGTGCCCAGGGCTGTCTACCTGGATTATGCCTCTACCACGCCGCTGGACCCCCGGGTGGCGGAAGCCATGGAGCCGTTCTTCCGGAAGCGGTTCGGCAATCCCAGCAGCGTGCACACCTTCGGGCAGAGCGCCCGGCAGGCGGTGGACGCCGCGCGGGAGACCGTGGCCCGCGCGGTGGGGGCAGATGACCCGGAGGAGATCGTCTTTACCAGCGGCGCCACCGAGGCGGACAATTTCGCCCTGATCGGAGCGGCCTACGCCGGTGAGCCCCGCGGTCGGCACCTGGTGGTCAGCGCCGTAGAGCACCACGCCGTCCTGGAGCCCGCCCGCTTCCTGGCCTCGCGCGGGTTTGAGCTCACAGTTGTGCCCGTGGACGGGACCGGCCGGGTCGACCCCGATGCCGTCCGCCGCGCCATTCGCCCTCAGACCATCCTGGTCTCGGTGATGCACAGCAACAACGAAATTGGCACGCTGCAGCCGGTGGCCGAGATCGGTCGGATCACCCGGGAGGCCGGGGTGCTCCTGCACTGCGATGCAGCGCAAAGCGCGGGGATCGTACCCGTGAACGTGCAGGCGCTGGGCGTGGACCTACTCTCCCTCTCCGCACACAAGCGCTACGGGCCCAAGGGCGTGGGGGCGTTGTACATCCGCAAAGGCACGCCCCTGGTGCGTCTCCTCCACGGCGGAGCGCATGAGGGCAACCGCCGCGCCGGCACCCCCAACGTCCCCGGGATCGTCGGCTTTGCTGCAGCGCTGCGCCTGGCGCTGCAGGAGATGGATGCGGAGGCCGCCCGCCTGCGCGCGTTGCGGGACCGGATGATCGCCGGGCTGCTGACCCTGGACGGGGTCCGGCTCAACGGCCACGCCAGGGAACGCCTACCCGGGAACGTCAACGTCTCCTTTCGCGGGGCGGACAGCGAGTCGTTGCTCCTGGCCCTGGACCTGCAGGGGGTGGCCGCCAGCAGTGGGGCGGCCTGCACCTCCGGCAGCCTGGAGCCTTCGCACGTGCTGGCGGCCATCGGCCTGGACGCGGAGACGGCGGCTGGAACGCTGCGCTTCTCCCTGGGGCGCTGGACCAGCGCTGAGGAGATCGACTACGTCCTGGAGATCCTGCCGGGGATCCTGCAGCAGGTGCGCTCGGCGCTGGTGCGCTAGTCCATCTGGCAGTGCTTCGGCGCGTCGCCGTTGACGGTACGGTGGCGCGCTTATTGACACCTCCCGGCCTCTCTGCAATTATGCCCTTGTGCCACCATCCGCGCGAGCGCGCGCCTGTTAGAGGCACATGACCCAGCCGCTGGCAGCGTACCTCCCCGTCTTCATCCACCTCCTCCTGGCCGTGCTGCTCACCGCAGCTCTCCTGGGAGGGCACGCCCTCCTGGGCGGACGGCGCCCCACACCGGCCAAGCTGGAGCCCTATGAGTCCGGGGTCTGGCCCATTGGCAGCGCCCGGGTGCGCGTCCCCATCCGTTACTACCTCATCGCCATGCTCTTCATCATCTTCGATCTCGAGGTGGTCTTCCTCTACCCCTGGGCGGTGGTGCTGCGGGAGCAGGGGGGCGTGGCCCTGTGGGCCATGCTGGTCTTCCTGGGCGTGCTGGCCGTGGGCTTCGTCTACGAGTGGGCCAGGGGAGGCATGGAGTGGGAGTAGAGATTCCTGTGCCCGGGCGCGCCGCCGCCGGGGTCTCCCCCGAGGACGTGCAGCTGTTGGAGCGGCAGGTGCTGACCACCCGGGCCAGCCGCGTGATCGCCTGGGCGCGCAAGAGCTCCATCTGGCCGGTGCAGTTCGGCCTGGCCTGCTGCGCCATCGAGATGATGTCGACCGCGGCGGCCCGCTTCGACATCGCCCGCTTCGGCAGCGAACTCTTCCGGGCCTCCCCGCGGCAGTCCGACCTGATGATCGTGGCGGGCCGAGTCTCCCAGAAGATGGCGCCGGTGCTGCGCCACATCTACGACCAGATGCTGGAGCCCAAGTGGGTCCTGGCCATGGGGGACTGCGCTTCCTGCGGTGGGGTCTTCAACAACTATGCATTGGTGCAGGGCGTGGACAAGGTGGTCCCCGTGGACGTCTACGTCGCCGGCTGCCCGCCACGGCCAGAGGCGCTGCTGTTCGGTCTGCTGCAGCTCCAGGAGAAGGTCGCCCGCAGCGGAGGGCGCCGCTAGTGGGGAGCGGTGCGGCCCCTGCCGCCCTGACCGTGCTGCTGGCGGCGCTGCCCGACGCCGTGCAGGAGCAGGTGGAGTTCCGCGGGGAGACCACCGTCGTGGTCAGTCCGGATCGCGTCCTGGAGGTCCTGACCTTCCTCCGCGACCGCCTGGCCCCCCGTCCTCCTGCGCTCACCGACCTCACCGCCGTGGATCGCCTGCCCCTCGAGCCCCGCTTCGAGGTTGTCTACCTGCTGACCTGGTACGACCCACCCGGCCGCCTGCGGGTGAAGACCCGGTTGCCGGGGGCTGATCCCCAGGTGGACAGCGCCACGGGGCTGTGGCCGGCGGCCAACTGGCTGGAGCGCGAGGTCTACGACCTCTTCGGCATCCGCTTCCGCGGCCACCCCGACCTCACCCGCATCCTCCTGCCCGACGACTGGGAGGGGCACCCGCTGCGCAAGGACTACCCGCTGGTGGAGGAGCCGGTGGAGTTCCTCGGCCGGATCCCACCCATCCCCAGCCAGGCCATCCCCCGAGTCCCTCCCCGGGAGCAGTAACCGCCGTGGCCGCCCCAAGCCGCGAGACGCTCACCATCAACATGGGTCCGCAGCATCCGGCCACCCACGGCGTGCTGCGCCTGGTCCTGGACCTGGAGGGCGAGGTGATCATAGGCGCCCGGCCGGTGATCGGCTACCTGCACACCGGTATCGAGAAGGAGATGGAAACGCGGACCTATCACCAGAACATCGTCTTCCCGCCGCGTGTGGAGTACCTGGCCACCATGATCGAGGAGGTGGCCTACGTGCAGGCGGTGGAGAAGCTGCTGGGCATCACCCCGCCCAAGCGCTGCCAGTACATCCGCGTGGTCCTGATGGAGCTCTCCCGCATTGCCAGCCACCTGGTCTACCTGGGCAGCGCCGGGATCGACCTGAACATCACCAGCCTGTGGATGTATGCCTTCGCCCCGCGGGAGCGGATTCTGGACATCTTCGAGGCGGTCAGCGGCCAGAGGATGATGCACGGCTACATGCGCGTGGGCGGGCTGCAGTGGGATGTGCCCGCAGACTTCATTCCCCGGGTACGCGCGGAGATGGAGGAGCTGCCCCGACGCCTGGACGAGTTTGAGGCCCTGCTAAACGACAACCTGCTGTGGCGGCGGCGGCTGGAGGGGGTGGCCGTCCTCCCTCCGCAGGAGGCGCTGAGCTACGGCTGCACGGGCCCCGTGCTCCGCGGGTCGGGGGTGAACTACGACGTGCGCCGTGCCTTTCCCTATAGCTCCTACGAGGATTTCCAGTTCGACGTGCCGCTGGGCCAGCGGGGGGACGCCTTTGACCGCTACCTGGTGCGCATGGAGGAGATGCGGCAGAGTCGCCGCATCATCCTCCAGGCGCTGGATCGCCTGCCCGACGGCCCGGTCAGCGCGGACGACCGCAAGGTGACCCTGCCGCCGCGCCGGGAGCTGGTGCGCAGCATGGAGGCGGTGATCCACCAGTTCAAGCTGGTGAGCGAAGGCTTTCACCCGCCGCCAGGGGAGGTCTACAGCGCCGTCGAATCTCCTCGCGGGGAGAAGGGGTACTACATCGTCAGTGATGGCAGCAACCGACCGGTCCGCGTGCACATCCGCACCCCCTCGCTGTGCAACCTGCAGGCGCTTCCGGTGATGATCTATCGGGGGTACATGGCGGACGTCGTGGTGGCCATTGCCAGCACGGACATCATCCTGGGAGACGTCGACCGCTGATGGCCCCGCTACCAGACGAGGCGCGGGACGAGATCCGCCGCCTCCAGCGCCACTACGAACAACGGCAGTCCGCGCTGCTGCCAGCGCTGTTCGTGGCCCAGCGGGAGCTGGGCTGGCTGCCCCCGCAGGCGCTGCAGGAGGTAGCCGACCTGCTGGACCTGCCGCTGTCCGAGGTGACCGCCGTCGCCTCCTTCTACCGCTTCTTCTTTCTGGAGCCCGCAGGGCGCCACCTCATCCTCCTGTGCACGAACCTGGCCTGTCTGCTGAACGGGGCGGAAGACCTGCGCCGCCACCTGGAGGAGCGGCTGGGCGTGCGCCCCGGGCAGACCACGCCGGACGGGGCGTTCACCTTCCGCGAGTCAGAGTGCCTGGCGGCCTGCCACCTGGCGCCCATGCTCATGGTGGACCGGGAGCGGTTCGGCCCGCTGACCCCGCGGGAGGTGGACGAGCTGCTGGAGCGATACCGTGCCCGCTGAATCCATCCTGCTGCGCTTTATGGAGGGGGAGGGAACCGCCGACCTGGAAGCCTACCTGCGGGTCGAGGGCTACGCGGCGGCGCGGCACGCCCTCACCGCCCTAACCCCGGAAGAGGTCATCGAGATCGTCGACCGGTCCGGGCTGCGCGGCAAGGGCGGAGCGGGCTTTCCCACAGCGCGCAAGTGGAAGTTCGTCCCCAAGGACGCGCCCCTCAAGTACGTGGTGGTCAACGGCGACGAGGCTGAGCCGTGCACATTCAAGGACCACATGTTGCTGGAACGCGCCCCGCACCTGTTGCTGGAGGGGATCATCATTGCCGCCTACGCCGTGGGCGCCCACAAGGCCTACGTCTACGTGCGCCGCGAGGGTTATCTGGCCCGGGAGCGGCTGCGCCAGGCGGTGGCGGCAGCCTATGCCCGCGGCTTCCTGGGGCGGAAGATCTTCGGCACAGGCATGGACCTGGAAGTGGTGGTGCACAGCGGCGCCGGCGCCTACATCGCCGGAGAGGAGACGGCGCTGCTGGAGTCGCTGGAAGGCCGCCGCGCCATGCCCCGGCCGCGTCCGCCCTTCCCCGCGGTCTTTGGCCTCTACGGCCGGCCCACCGTAGTGAACAACGTGGAGACGCTCAGCCACCTGCCGGCGGTGATCCGTCTGGGGCCAGAGGGCTACCGCGCCCTGGGCCCGCCGGCACTCTTCTCCGTGAGCGGCCACGTACGTACCCCGGGGGTCTACGAGCTGCCGCTGGGGACGCCCATGCGCCAGGTGATCGCCGCGGCCGGCGGCCTGCGCCCGGGGCGGAGGTTCAAGGCCGCCTTCCCCGGAGGGTCCTCCTCGGCCCTCCTCACCGCGGAGCACCTGGACGTGCCTATGGACTACGAACCCCTGCGGGCGGTGGGTTCCATGCTGGGGTCGGCCTCGCTCATCGTCATGGACGACACCACCTGCATCGTCCGGGTGGTGGCCCGGGCCGTGGCCTTCTATAAGGAAGAGTCCTGCGGCAAGTGCACCCCCTGCCGGGAGGGCACCTACTGGCTCTCCCAGATCTTTGACCGCATCCTTGAGGGCCGGGGACGGGCCGAGGACCTGGAGCTCCTGACCCACATCTCCCGCGGGATGAGTAACGGTGCCTGCTTCTGCCTGCTGGGGGAGAGCGTGCCGCCCGGCCTGGAGGCATCGCTGCGGCACTTCCGTCATGAGTACGAATACCACATCCGCACCGGGCGCTGCGACGTGGAGGCGGCCCTCGCCGCGGCCGTCGCCCCGGGTGCCTAGTCCCGGGAGCCGTGACTGAGCGCAGTGAGATCACCCTGACCATCGACGGGCGCCAGGTGACCGTCCCCCGCGGCATCACCGTCTGGCAGGCGGCCCGGCAGGCCGGCATCGACATCCCCATCTTCTGTTACCACGACCGGATGCCCCCGCTGGGAGCCTGCCGCCAGTGCCTGGTGCGCGTGGAGAAGAACCCGCGCTGGCAGACCTCCTGCACGCTCCTGGCCGAGGAGGGCATGGTGGTGCACGCCAGCACCCCGGAGGTGCGGGCGGCGCAGGAGCGCAACCTGGAGTTCCTCCTGATTAACCACCCGCTGGACTGCCCTATCTGCGACAAGGGTGGGGAGTGCCCGCTGCAGGACCAGACCTTTGCCTACGGCCCCGGACGCAGCCGGTTCGTGGAGACCAAGCGGGACTTCGCCAAGCCGGTCTCCCTGGGGCCGATCCTGGTGCTGGACCGAGAGCGCTGCATCCTCTGCTGGCGCTGCGTCCGCTTCGGCGAGCTCATCGCTGGTGACGAGGCGCTGAAGGGGTTCGAGCGGGGCTTCGCCACCGAGATCAACACCCCATTTACCTGGCCCGTGCGCTCCAAGTTTATCGGCAACACCATCAACATCTGTCCTGTGGGCGCCCTGACCAGCCGCACCTACCGCTTCCGCGCCCGCCCCTGGGACACCACCCCGGTCCCCTCCGTGTGCAATCACTGCGGGTTGGGATGTGCGCTCTGGCTGGACGTGCGCGACCAGACCGTGGCCCGGGTCCGGGCCAGGGAGACTCCGGACCTGAACGACATCTGGCTATGCGACCTGGGGCAGTTCGGCTTCTCCTTCGTGCACGCGCGGGACCGGCTGACCCGGCCGCTTGTGCGCCGCCACGGGCGGCTGCAGGAGGCGAGCTGGGAGGAGGCACTCGCGCTGGTGGCCGGACGGCTGGCGGCGGCGCGGCGGGACGGCCCCGGCCGGGTCGGGGTGCTGGGGGGAATGCGGCTGACCAACGAGGAGAACTTCCTGCTGTCCCGCCTCTTCCGCCAGGTGGTGGGCACGCCGCACCTGGACCACCGCCTCGACGCCCGCCCGGGCAGCGCCAGCCTGGAGGTGGCCTGGGGACTGCGCACGCCGCTGGAGACCATCTCCCACAGCGATCTGCTGCTGCTGGTGGGCTGCGACATCACCGAGGAGTACCCCATCGCCTGGCTGCGGATGAAGCAGGCCACAGACCGCGGCGCCGCCCTGTACACCCTCCACTGCCGGCCGCTGGAGATCCGCCGCTTCGCCCGCGCCTCCCTGGTGCCTGCTCCGGGTGCGGAGGGAGTGGTGATGTCGCAGTTGGCCGCCGCCGTGAGCGGGGCGGCACCAGATGAAGCCGTCCTGCGCCAGGTGGGGGTGGACCCCGCGGTGGTGGAGACCCTGGCCGCGGGGGTGCGCACGGCCAGGAAACCCATGGTCTTCCTGGGGAAGAGCGCGCTGGAGGGGCTTGCGGGTAGGGCGGTACTGCGTGCCGCGGCGCAGCTCCAGGCCGGGGGGTGCACCGTGCACATCATGCGCGGCAAGGGCAACGCCGTTGGCGCCGCCCTCATGGG
Coding sequences within it:
- a CDS encoding NADH-quinone oxidoreductase subunit C; its protein translation is MGSGAAPAALTVLLAALPDAVQEQVEFRGETTVVVSPDRVLEVLTFLRDRLAPRPPALTDLTAVDRLPLEPRFEVVYLLTWYDPPGRLRVKTRLPGADPQVDSATGLWPAANWLEREVYDLFGIRFRGHPDLTRILLPDDWEGHPLRKDYPLVEEPVEFLGRIPPIPSQAIPRVPPREQ
- the nuoD gene encoding NADH dehydrogenase (quinone) subunit D, with the protein product MAAPSRETLTINMGPQHPATHGVLRLVLDLEGEVIIGARPVIGYLHTGIEKEMETRTYHQNIVFPPRVEYLATMIEEVAYVQAVEKLLGITPPKRCQYIRVVLMELSRIASHLVYLGSAGIDLNITSLWMYAFAPRERILDIFEAVSGQRMMHGYMRVGGLQWDVPADFIPRVRAEMEELPRRLDEFEALLNDNLLWRRRLEGVAVLPPQEALSYGCTGPVLRGSGVNYDVRRAFPYSSYEDFQFDVPLGQRGDAFDRYLVRMEEMRQSRRIILQALDRLPDGPVSADDRKVTLPPRRELVRSMEAVIHQFKLVSEGFHPPPGEVYSAVESPRGEKGYYIVSDGSNRPVRVHIRTPSLCNLQALPVMIYRGYMADVVVAIASTDIILGDVDR
- a CDS encoding cysteine desulfurase family protein, with amino-acid sequence MGYGQVPRAVYLDYASTTPLDPRVAEAMEPFFRKRFGNPSSVHTFGQSARQAVDAARETVARAVGADDPEEIVFTSGATEADNFALIGAAYAGEPRGRHLVVSAVEHHAVLEPARFLASRGFELTVVPVDGTGRVDPDAVRRAIRPQTILVSVMHSNNEIGTLQPVAEIGRITREAGVLLHCDAAQSAGIVPVNVQALGVDLLSLSAHKRYGPKGVGALYIRKGTPLVRLLHGGAHEGNRRAGTPNVPGIVGFAAALRLALQEMDAEAARLRALRDRMIAGLLTLDGVRLNGHARERLPGNVNVSFRGADSESLLLALDLQGVAASSGAACTSGSLEPSHVLAAIGLDAETAAGTLRFSLGRWTSAEEIDYVLEILPGILQQVRSALVR
- a CDS encoding ABC transporter permease, whose protein sequence is MLTRALRTARVGFWLGWQVQSNWTDPFLFFVYSIARPLGGVLILVFMFFVVAGGRRGPMLDFFVVGAALWPVVVWAMQGLAWGLLEDREHFKTIAYIYTAPVPFWAYLVGRGLASAVVALPATVITLTAGITVLQVPLVLSLDRLPALAAVFLVGVAGLVAVGMTVVGALFLISGEAWRLPDAVGQGLYLLCGAVFPLTVLPAWLQPLTRLFPVTYWLEAMRRNLLPQDAVRSLPGMGGPAVLGALLLATGLWILLAGLAYVGGLARARQKGILDASTGY
- a CDS encoding NADH-quinone oxidoreductase subunit B family protein — protein: MQLLERQVLTTRASRVIAWARKSSIWPVQFGLACCAIEMMSTAAARFDIARFGSELFRASPRQSDLMIVAGRVSQKMAPVLRHIYDQMLEPKWVLAMGDCASCGGVFNNYALVQGVDKVVPVDVYVAGCPPRPEALLFGLLQLQEKVARSGGRR
- the nuoE gene encoding NADH-quinone oxidoreductase subunit NuoE translates to MAPLPDEARDEIRRLQRHYEQRQSALLPALFVAQRELGWLPPQALQEVADLLDLPLSEVTAVASFYRFFFLEPAGRHLILLCTNLACLLNGAEDLRRHLEERLGVRPGQTTPDGAFTFRESECLAACHLAPMLMVDRERFGPLTPREVDELLERYRAR
- a CDS encoding CoA pyrophosphatase encodes the protein MASPLIEELKKRLASLPPAPAAAENLRRAAVLVPLFESGGEVHLLLTRRSQAVEHHKGQIAFPGGAADGDENLRQTALRETFEEVGLPPERVEILGRLPDVEVVASGFRVSPFVGVIPHPYPLRPSSEEIEEIVSAPLAVFRRPANLRVERRDRGGRRYEILHYTYRGHDIWGATARIIRHLVDLLEGA
- the nuoF gene encoding NADH-quinone oxidoreductase subunit NuoF, producing the protein MPAESILLRFMEGEGTADLEAYLRVEGYAAARHALTALTPEEVIEIVDRSGLRGKGGAGFPTARKWKFVPKDAPLKYVVVNGDEAEPCTFKDHMLLERAPHLLLEGIIIAAYAVGAHKAYVYVRREGYLARERLRQAVAAAYARGFLGRKIFGTGMDLEVVVHSGAGAYIAGEETALLESLEGRRAMPRPRPPFPAVFGLYGRPTVVNNVETLSHLPAVIRLGPEGYRALGPPALFSVSGHVRTPGVYELPLGTPMRQVIAAAGGLRPGRRFKAAFPGGSSSALLTAEHLDVPMDYEPLRAVGSMLGSASLIVMDDTTCIVRVVARAVAFYKEESCGKCTPCREGTYWLSQIFDRILEGRGRAEDLELLTHISRGMSNGACFCLLGESVPPGLEASLRHFRHEYEYHIRTGRCDVEAALAAAVAPGA
- the nuoG gene encoding NADH-quinone oxidoreductase subunit NuoG, translated to MTERSEITLTIDGRQVTVPRGITVWQAARQAGIDIPIFCYHDRMPPLGACRQCLVRVEKNPRWQTSCTLLAEEGMVVHASTPEVRAAQERNLEFLLINHPLDCPICDKGGECPLQDQTFAYGPGRSRFVETKRDFAKPVSLGPILVLDRERCILCWRCVRFGELIAGDEALKGFERGFATEINTPFTWPVRSKFIGNTINICPVGALTSRTYRFRARPWDTTPVPSVCNHCGLGCALWLDVRDQTVARVRARETPDLNDIWLCDLGQFGFSFVHARDRLTRPLVRRHGRLQEASWEEALALVAGRLAAARRDGPGRVGVLGGMRLTNEENFLLSRLFRQVVGTPHLDHRLDARPGSASLEVAWGLRTPLETISHSDLLLLVGCDITEEYPIAWLRMKQATDRGAALYTLHCRPLEIRRFARASLVPAPGAEGVVMSQLAAAVSGAAPDEAVLRQVGVDPAVVETLAAGVRTARKPMVFLGKSALEGLAGRAVLRAAAQLQAGGCTVHIMRGKGNAVGAALMGVLPVPGGWTAPEIIRQAGGGALQVLYVLGGDPATEVADGRAWTAARAGTPFLVVHDLFLTQTAQQADVVLPVLAFAEKDGTVCNLEGRVQRITAAVRGPGEARGDAAVLADLAARLGAPWAYDGWEEIFAAASAAVPGLAVGAVLSPPPLAGEWPADSAPLPRAADLVLISGEVLFDRGSMTGRSPAIAELAGPPTVWVHPADAAACGLADGALARLSAGDASLVLRARVTSEVPPGRVFVPRGFDALPLHRLLSWDRPLPAVSLRAVGGTAAAAAGAEAAP
- a CDS encoding dihydrofolate reductase, whose product is MRVALVVAVAENGVIGRAGDLPWRLREDLRRFRRLTAGHVVIVGRRTQESIMRRLGGPLPGRRTIVLSRQAGYRLPGCEIAPTLEGALQMARAEEEVYVIGGAEIYREALPHADRIYLTRVHAAVEGDSFFPPLNPEEWRTIPLGQHPQDSENEYACTFELLERRWPPGRVQHAAAPASGPTGSDEVAASDLQ
- the thyA gene encoding thymidylate synthase — translated: MSGPRLQPSAGRESPAAMVASSLTGEEPPVYLPFDQRSPDLQYRELLRRILEEGEDVPTAHEVPARRVVGHLMRFPLANGFPLITERDLATPAPQGGRPSPFYQALGEICAFLNGAQTQAELEAFGCHWWIQWVSEANAAHTGLPPGDLGPASYGAAFRRFPTAEGPFDQISALLAQIRAHPHLRYHEVTPWIPQYLLRPDRRAAVPPCHGWFHVHINGAGELTISHRQRSADAPVGLAFNLVHYAALTLMLAHVTGYRPKELVYYLDDVHIYHNQFPYVERMLATEPQRFPTVTFDRSVTSLFAFRPHHFSVADYHPRLPRLRIPTPL
- a CDS encoding NADH-quinone oxidoreductase subunit A translates to MTQPLAAYLPVFIHLLLAVLLTAALLGGHALLGGRRPTPAKLEPYESGVWPIGSARVRVPIRYYLIAMLFIIFDLEVVFLYPWAVVLREQGGVALWAMLVFLGVLAVGFVYEWARGGMEWE